The Echinicola rosea genome has a segment encoding these proteins:
- a CDS encoding prephenate dehydratase, giving the protein MTSTPQQQKVAIQGIKGSYHYQVALNQFGQDIHVLECLTFSELVKKITSNQADIGVLALENSIAGAILPNYDLMDRNNLQVMGEFYLPISHQLMVSKGQSIEDITEVRSHPMALLQCKAFFEQYPQIKLIEDMDTASVAKEISEQGLKGVGAIAGKSAAEFYKLDILASDIQTIKNNITRFCIVKNAADAKPAEGFDKASIKVIIKNEQGSLAKVLTTMSTYQLDLTKIQSLPVIDQPWHYAFFIDLIFKDLEDYRQALKELKENGHQIKILGEYKNTK; this is encoded by the coding sequence GTGACCTCGACTCCACAACAGCAAAAAGTAGCCATACAGGGCATAAAAGGCTCTTACCACTATCAAGTGGCACTCAATCAATTTGGCCAGGACATCCATGTGCTCGAGTGCCTGACATTTTCGGAACTGGTCAAAAAAATCACTTCCAATCAGGCCGACATTGGGGTTTTGGCACTGGAAAACTCCATAGCAGGAGCGATCCTTCCCAATTATGACCTGATGGACAGAAACAACCTACAGGTGATGGGGGAATTTTACCTTCCCATTTCACATCAGCTGATGGTATCAAAGGGGCAGTCGATTGAAGACATCACGGAAGTCCGTTCCCACCCGATGGCGCTACTGCAGTGTAAGGCATTCTTTGAACAATATCCCCAAATCAAACTAATAGAGGATATGGACACGGCATCCGTGGCCAAGGAAATCAGCGAACAAGGCCTCAAAGGAGTGGGTGCCATTGCCGGAAAATCTGCGGCTGAGTTTTATAAGCTGGACATTCTGGCCAGCGACATCCAAACCATCAAAAACAACATCACCCGCTTCTGCATTGTTAAAAATGCAGCCGATGCCAAGCCGGCCGAAGGGTTTGACAAGGCCTCTATCAAGGTAATCATCAAAAATGAACAAGGCAGCTTGGCAAAGGTCCTCACCACTATGAGTACCTACCAACTCGACCTGACCAAAATCCAGTCGCTTCCGGTAATCGACCAACCTTGGCATTATGCTTTTTTCATTGACTTGATTTTTAAGGATCTGGAAGATTACCGTCAGGCCTTAAAAGAACTGAAGGAAAATGGTCATCAAATTAAAATATTGGGGGAATACAAAAACACTAAATAA
- a CDS encoding amidohydrolase, which yields MKRIYIILCGMILLLAACKKKENVDLIVHNGLVYTVNDTFDQAEAFAVRDGKFIEVNSSDEILSKYTAPSIIDVGGKFIYPGLIDAHTHFYRYGTGLKIADLTGLTSFEALVAAVKEHRKNHPNQAWLLGRGWDQNLWPGKTFPEKDLLDQAFPDTPVLLSRIDGHAAIANQKALDMGGITASTDILGGKVILKNHQPTGVLIDNAIDEVSSKIPEISTKESRQALLDAQENCFAVGLTSVVDAGLDRSTIDLIESMQKEGSLKMRVYAMINPTEENKAYYFEKGPFQSESLTVRSFKIYGDGALGSRGASLLAPYHDAPDELGFLLNTPENFLSLTEEIHDHGFQMNTHCIGDSANRTLLNIYAKVLMKENDQRWRIEHAQVVNPKDVEKFAAYNIIPSVQPTHATSDMYWAEDRLGHERIKHAYIYKDLMEQNGLIALGSDFPVENINPLYGFHAAVARQDANNWPAEGFQPENSLTRKQALKGMTIWAAYANFEENLKGSIESGKLADFIITRRDLMTAPEESLRNINVEATFIGGEKVH from the coding sequence ATGAAAAGAATTTATATCATTCTGTGTGGCATGATCCTTTTACTAGCCGCCTGCAAAAAAAAGGAAAACGTTGACCTCATTGTTCATAACGGACTAGTCTATACGGTCAACGACACCTTCGACCAGGCAGAGGCTTTTGCGGTCAGAGACGGAAAATTCATTGAGGTCAATTCCAGCGATGAGATTCTAAGCAAATACACTGCTCCTAGCATCATTGACGTAGGGGGAAAGTTCATTTACCCCGGCCTGATCGATGCGCACACACATTTTTATCGGTATGGCACTGGACTAAAAATAGCAGACTTGACAGGACTTACTTCCTTCGAGGCATTGGTGGCAGCAGTTAAAGAGCACCGCAAAAACCACCCTAACCAAGCTTGGCTCTTGGGTCGCGGATGGGACCAAAACCTCTGGCCAGGGAAAACCTTTCCAGAAAAAGACTTACTGGACCAGGCGTTTCCTGACACCCCGGTACTGCTATCCCGAATCGACGGCCATGCCGCCATCGCAAATCAGAAAGCATTGGACATGGGAGGCATCACTGCTAGCACCGATATTCTGGGAGGAAAAGTAATCCTCAAAAACCACCAGCCCACAGGTGTTTTGATCGACAATGCCATCGACGAGGTTTCCTCAAAAATCCCTGAGATTTCCACAAAGGAGTCTCGACAGGCATTGCTGGACGCGCAGGAAAACTGTTTTGCCGTAGGGCTCACCTCCGTGGTGGATGCTGGCCTCGACAGATCTACCATAGACCTCATTGAAAGCATGCAGAAAGAAGGCAGCCTCAAAATGCGCGTCTATGCCATGATCAATCCTACTGAGGAAAACAAAGCATATTATTTCGAAAAAGGGCCATTTCAAAGCGAATCCCTGACGGTCAGAAGTTTTAAAATCTACGGCGATGGGGCGCTGGGATCGAGAGGTGCTTCCCTGCTGGCCCCATACCATGACGCCCCTGATGAACTCGGTTTTTTGCTGAACACCCCTGAAAACTTCCTGTCCCTAACAGAAGAAATCCACGATCATGGCTTTCAGATGAACACGCACTGCATCGGGGATTCCGCTAACCGCACCTTACTGAACATCTATGCCAAAGTGCTCATGAAAGAAAATGATCAGCGGTGGAGAATAGAACATGCTCAGGTGGTCAACCCTAAGGATGTCGAAAAATTCGCTGCCTATAACATCATCCCATCTGTCCAACCCACTCACGCTACTTCTGATATGTATTGGGCGGAAGACCGACTCGGCCATGAAAGGATCAAGCATGCCTACATCTACAAAGACCTCATGGAGCAAAACGGACTTATCGCACTGGGAAGCGACTTTCCAGTAGAGAACATCAATCCCCTTTATGGCTTTCATGCCGCAGTGGCACGCCAAGACGCGAACAACTGGCCTGCTGAAGGGTTCCAACCAGAAAACAGTCTTACCCGGAAACAGGCTTTGAAGGGCATGACGATATGGGCGGCCTATGCCAATTTTGAAGAAAACCTTAAAGGAAGTATTGAAAGCGGGAAGCTGGCGGACTTTATCATCACCAGACGGGATCTGATGACTGCCCCCGAGGAAAGCTTGCGCAACATCAACGTAGAAGCTACCTTCATCGGTGGCGAAAAAGTACATTGA
- a CDS encoding type I restriction enzyme HsdR N-terminal domain-containing protein, which produces MTAVDYPFLNIPLNLPTTDFHLTSESGKLTIFDALRKKFLILTPEEWVRQHIIYYLIAYKNYPKSLFALEKGLEYNRLKKRFDILVLDRTGSPFLLVECKAPEVKLSQKVVEQVCMYNKTIQAHFMAISNGMQHICLQYDAGSGTYKQIREFPAF; this is translated from the coding sequence ATGACAGCTGTAGATTATCCCTTTCTGAACATTCCGTTAAATTTGCCCACTACTGATTTCCATCTTACTTCAGAAAGTGGGAAATTAACCATTTTTGATGCTTTACGAAAGAAATTTTTGATTTTGACCCCGGAAGAGTGGGTCAGGCAGCACATCATTTACTATTTGATAGCGTACAAGAATTATCCAAAAAGCCTTTTTGCACTCGAGAAAGGACTGGAATATAACCGGCTAAAAAAACGGTTTGATATTTTGGTGCTTGACCGTACAGGAAGTCCCTTTCTCTTGGTGGAGTGTAAGGCCCCAGAAGTAAAACTCAGCCAGAAAGTGGTGGAGCAGGTCTGCATGTATAACAAAACCATTCAAGCACATTTTATGGCCATTAGTAACGGAATGCAACATATTTGTTTGCAGTATGATGCTGGTTCGGGGACCTATAAACAGATTCGGGAATTCCCTGCTTTTTAG
- a CDS encoding pyridoxal phosphate-dependent aminotransferase: MIAPADRLGNVKEYYFSKKLREVARLKSEGHPIINMGIGSPDLPPHQDVIDALNTVSQLPTAHGYQSYQGIPELREAIADFYKKNYGVSLSPTNEILPMMGSKEAIMHISLAYLNPGDKVLIPNPGYPTYSSVTELVGAKAVFYDLKGENQWLPDFDQLETLASTGIKLMWLNYPHMPTGANASIQTLEKLVAFANRHQILLVNDNPYSFILTKKPVSILAVDGAKDIALELNSLSKTFNMPGWRVGMLCGQPSYVQEVLKVKSNMDSGMFLGIQKGAVAALKLDKSWFEAMDTIYQKRREAVWKLADRVGAICERESSGMFVWAKLADQTDPMSLVNKLLYENHIFITPGDVFGSNGLGYIRFSLCVPENLIQEAFDRVNSSWTK, translated from the coding sequence ATGATAGCTCCAGCAGATCGCCTCGGCAATGTAAAGGAATATTATTTTTCCAAAAAATTGCGTGAGGTCGCCCGTCTCAAATCCGAAGGACACCCCATTATCAACATGGGTATAGGCAGTCCTGACCTCCCTCCACACCAGGATGTCATCGACGCCCTGAACACAGTCAGTCAGTTACCAACGGCGCACGGTTATCAAAGCTATCAGGGCATTCCTGAACTCAGGGAGGCCATTGCTGATTTTTACAAAAAAAATTACGGTGTCTCGCTCTCTCCTACCAATGAAATCCTGCCGATGATGGGATCCAAAGAAGCCATCATGCACATTTCTTTGGCCTATCTCAACCCTGGGGACAAGGTGCTGATACCAAATCCCGGCTACCCCACCTACTCGTCGGTCACAGAACTCGTCGGCGCCAAAGCGGTATTTTATGACCTAAAAGGCGAAAACCAATGGCTTCCAGACTTTGACCAATTGGAAACATTGGCGAGCACCGGCATCAAGCTTATGTGGCTCAACTATCCCCACATGCCCACTGGAGCCAATGCCTCAATACAGACACTGGAAAAACTTGTGGCTTTTGCCAATAGGCATCAGATTTTGTTGGTCAACGACAATCCTTACAGCTTTATCCTCACCAAAAAACCCGTAAGCATCCTAGCCGTGGACGGCGCAAAGGACATCGCATTAGAGCTCAATTCGCTCAGCAAGACCTTTAACATGCCAGGATGGCGGGTCGGAATGCTGTGCGGCCAGCCCTCCTACGTACAGGAAGTACTAAAGGTCAAAAGCAATATGGACTCAGGAATGTTCCTAGGCATCCAAAAAGGCGCCGTTGCAGCCTTAAAACTGGACAAGAGCTGGTTTGAAGCGATGGACACCATATATCAAAAACGTCGGGAGGCGGTTTGGAAATTGGCCGATAGAGTTGGGGCCATTTGCGAACGTGAAAGCTCAGGGATGTTTGTATGGGCAAAATTAGCAGACCAAACCGACCCCATGTCCTTGGTCAACAAACTATTGTACGAAAACCATATCTTTATCACTCCAGGTGATGTTTTTGGAAGCAATGGCCTTGGATACATCAGGTTTTCACTTTGCGTACCGGAAAACCTCATCCAAGAGGCCTTTGACCGAGTAAACAGCTCGTGGACCAAATAA
- the floA gene encoding flotillin-like protein FloA (flotillin-like protein involved in membrane lipid rafts), with translation MEIANSAIILIAAFGGLILLFIFLYFVPVNLWITAIFANVKVGIGELIGMRIRKVPPSVIVNSLITATKAGLALTTNELETHYLAGGNVPNVIRALISADKANITLSFKQATAIDLAGRDVFEAVQISVNPKVINTPNVAAVAADGIQLIAKARVTVRANIAQLVGGSGEDTILARVGEGIVTSIGSAATHKSVLENPDKISKLVLQRGLDAGTAFEILSIDIADIDVGTNIGAKLQIDQASADLKVAEAKAEERRAMAVALEQEMKARNVEMRAKVVEAEAEVPKALAEAFRSGNLGVMDYYKMENIKSDTDMRDAIAKPDEGKGSDKSKGDKK, from the coding sequence ATGGAAATAGCTAACTCGGCAATTATTTTAATTGCAGCTTTTGGAGGACTGATTTTATTGTTCATCTTCCTTTATTTTGTGCCGGTAAACCTGTGGATTACAGCGATTTTTGCCAATGTGAAAGTAGGAATTGGGGAACTGATCGGGATGAGGATCCGAAAAGTTCCGCCCAGTGTTATTGTCAATTCATTGATTACAGCGACCAAGGCAGGACTTGCCCTGACCACCAATGAGTTGGAGACACATTACTTGGCAGGGGGGAATGTTCCAAATGTCATTAGGGCTTTGATATCCGCCGATAAGGCCAATATTACCTTGAGTTTTAAGCAAGCCACAGCGATTGATTTGGCGGGTAGGGATGTGTTTGAGGCGGTACAGATTTCTGTAAATCCCAAAGTGATCAATACCCCCAATGTGGCGGCGGTAGCGGCAGACGGTATCCAGTTGATCGCCAAAGCCAGGGTGACCGTTCGTGCGAATATTGCCCAGTTGGTCGGTGGTTCTGGGGAAGATACGATTTTGGCCAGGGTAGGTGAAGGGATTGTGACTTCCATTGGCTCGGCAGCTACGCACAAGAGCGTATTGGAAAATCCGGATAAAATCTCCAAGCTAGTGCTGCAACGTGGATTGGATGCAGGAACGGCGTTTGAAATATTGTCCATTGACATCGCCGATATAGATGTTGGGACGAATATTGGTGCCAAACTGCAAATTGACCAAGCTTCGGCTGACCTTAAAGTGGCAGAAGCTAAGGCAGAGGAAAGAAGGGCGATGGCGGTGGCGCTAGAGCAGGAAATGAAAGCCCGTAATGTGGAAATGAGGGCCAAGGTGGTCGAAGCTGAAGCGGAGGTACCCAAGGCTTTGGCGGAGGCTTTTAGGTCCGGAAACCTCGGTGTCATGGATTATTACAAAATGGAAAACATTAAATCCGATACGGATATGAGGGACGCTATCGCCAAGCCCGACGAAGGAAAAGGCAGCGATAAGTCCAAAGGAGATAAAAAATAG
- a CDS encoding prephenate dehydrogenase codes for MKHIHIIGLGLLGGSFSLGLKKVFAGINVTGFDKNKAHLQEALSLDIIDQISEQVPKDADLVIVATPVDTISSIVASLLDDVSPETLILDFGSTKEKICTTLAAHPNRKNFLAAHPIAGTEYAGPSAAFPDLLRGKIMILCELEKTAIHLKPKAFEAFESLEMNIRFMEPQEHDNQLAFVSHLSHISSFMLGKTVLDKMEDDKHILNMAGSGFASTVRLAKSSPAMWTPIMKENKRNILEALNGYIENLAAFRDHLTSDQFEQLDEKMKNANQIGDILNLKP; via the coding sequence ATGAAGCACATTCATATTATAGGACTTGGACTTTTGGGAGGCTCGTTTTCATTGGGCCTAAAAAAGGTTTTTGCGGGAATTAACGTCACTGGTTTTGACAAAAACAAAGCCCACTTGCAGGAAGCGCTTTCCCTCGACATCATCGATCAAATCAGCGAACAAGTCCCAAAGGATGCTGATTTGGTCATTGTGGCCACCCCAGTGGATACGATCAGCAGCATTGTTGCCAGTTTGCTTGATGATGTATCCCCGGAGACACTCATCTTGGATTTTGGCTCCACCAAGGAAAAAATCTGCACCACCCTCGCAGCACACCCCAACAGAAAAAACTTCCTGGCGGCCCATCCCATCGCCGGTACAGAATATGCCGGGCCATCCGCCGCCTTTCCGGATCTGCTAAGGGGTAAGATCATGATTCTATGTGAACTCGAAAAGACGGCCATTCATCTTAAACCAAAGGCTTTTGAGGCATTTGAGTCACTCGAAATGAACATCAGGTTTATGGAACCACAGGAGCACGACAACCAACTCGCCTTTGTCTCCCACTTATCCCATATCAGCTCCTTTATGCTCGGCAAAACGGTACTGGACAAGATGGAAGACGACAAACATATACTGAACATGGCGGGAAGCGGATTTGCATCCACCGTAAGACTGGCAAAAAGCTCTCCGGCAATGTGGACTCCTATCATGAAGGAAAACAAGAGAAATATCCTTGAAGCCCTGAACGGCTACATCGAGAACTTGGCCGCTTTTAGGGACCACCTCACCAGTGACCAGTTTGAGCAATTGGATGAAAAAATGAAAAACGCCAACCAAATCGGCGACATTCTGAACCTAAAACCCTGA
- a CDS encoding ABC transporter substrate-binding protein: MKEKSYMDQMDREVTIPVIPQRIVSLVPSQTELLVDLGLEEQLVGITKFCVHPKRLRQEKTIVGGTKKFRFEVIDKLQPDLIIGNKEENYKEGIEQLAEKYPVWMSDIFNLEDALQMMRQIGHLTNRQEEAAQLIKDVCQGFWGGTAQRGTAIYLIWQAPIMAAGGSTFIDEMLTHAGFRNLIAQDRYPAVTMAEIKQLKPDCLLLSSEPFPFKEKHVRAFQSELPNTRVLLVDGELFSWYGSRLRLAGEYLRSL, translated from the coding sequence ATGAAAGAGAAATCCTACATGGACCAAATGGATAGGGAAGTGACCATCCCGGTCATTCCCCAACGCATTGTCTCCCTGGTGCCTTCTCAGACGGAGTTACTGGTTGATTTGGGCTTGGAAGAGCAGTTGGTCGGTATTACGAAGTTTTGTGTTCATCCAAAAAGGCTGCGTCAGGAAAAAACTATCGTCGGGGGTACCAAGAAATTCCGGTTTGAGGTGATCGATAAGTTGCAGCCCGATTTGATCATTGGGAACAAAGAGGAGAATTACAAAGAGGGGATCGAGCAGCTGGCAGAGAAATATCCCGTTTGGATGAGTGATATTTTTAATTTGGAAGATGCTCTGCAAATGATGCGGCAAATTGGTCACCTCACCAACAGGCAGGAGGAAGCAGCTCAACTTATTAAAGACGTTTGTCAAGGGTTTTGGGGAGGTACTGCCCAGAGGGGGACAGCCATCTATCTGATTTGGCAGGCCCCAATTATGGCCGCCGGAGGTTCAACGTTCATTGATGAGATGTTGACCCATGCGGGCTTCAGAAACCTGATTGCTCAGGATCGGTATCCTGCGGTAACGATGGCGGAAATAAAGCAACTGAAGCCTGATTGTCTTTTGCTAAGTTCGGAACCATTTCCATTTAAGGAAAAACATGTCAGGGCCTTTCAGAGCGAACTCCCCAATACACGGGTGTTGCTGGTGGATGGTGAACTTTTTTCTTGGTATGGAAGTAGGTTACGACTTGCGGGGGAGTACCTTAGGTCGCTGTGA
- the hemA gene encoding glutamyl-tRNA reductase produces the protein MQHKFSAISLSYKNAPVEIREIIALDDKAIQSLLIKLKEFFNVKDTLILSTCNRTEVYYAHELDLSTEIIKLIGTEKGLHNVVSYLEYFTIIQDDKKAIEHLFKVSMGLEAQVVGDMQISNQVKRAYQASADLEMAGPFLHRLMHTIFFTNKRVVQETAFRDGAASVSYAAVELIEEITSNTINPRILLVGLGEIGEDVAKNMVYIPQAEVTITNRTHEKAVQMGAELGYKVIPFEEVHSAMQEADVVVSSISSSQPFITKNLVKAFDIKSYKLFVDMSVPRSIETTVEDVPGVLLYNVDNIQSKTTEALEKRLAAVPKVENIISESIEEFFSWKKEMMVSPTINKLKNALEQIRMEELERYMKNASKEEYAVIDKITKSMMQKIIKVPVVQLKAACKKDEAEEMIGIISDLFDLEKENSKHS, from the coding sequence ATGCAGCATAAGTTTAGTGCCATAAGTCTTTCCTATAAAAATGCCCCCGTAGAAATCAGGGAAATTATAGCATTGGACGACAAGGCCATCCAATCCCTCTTGATAAAATTGAAGGAGTTTTTCAATGTGAAAGACACCCTTATTTTGTCTACCTGTAACAGGACAGAGGTGTATTATGCACATGAACTGGACCTTAGCACTGAGATCATCAAACTGATCGGTACTGAAAAAGGACTGCACAATGTCGTCTCCTACCTGGAATATTTCACCATTATCCAAGATGACAAAAAAGCCATTGAGCACCTTTTTAAGGTCTCCATGGGACTAGAAGCTCAAGTGGTCGGCGACATGCAAATCTCCAACCAAGTAAAAAGAGCATATCAAGCATCTGCGGATTTGGAAATGGCCGGTCCTTTCCTTCATCGTTTGATGCACACCATTTTCTTTACCAACAAGCGTGTGGTTCAGGAGACTGCCTTCAGGGATGGTGCCGCTTCTGTCTCGTATGCAGCAGTAGAACTGATAGAGGAGATCACCTCAAACACCATCAATCCGAGAATATTGCTTGTAGGACTTGGCGAAATCGGTGAAGACGTGGCCAAAAACATGGTTTACATCCCACAAGCAGAGGTCACCATTACCAACAGGACGCACGAAAAAGCCGTCCAAATGGGTGCAGAACTTGGATATAAAGTCATTCCTTTCGAGGAGGTACACAGTGCCATGCAGGAGGCAGATGTAGTGGTTTCATCCATTTCATCCTCACAGCCATTTATTACGAAAAACCTGGTAAAGGCATTTGATATAAAAAGCTATAAACTTTTTGTGGACATGTCTGTACCGCGCAGCATTGAGACCACTGTCGAAGATGTTCCAGGGGTTCTGCTCTATAACGTGGACAACATCCAAAGCAAGACCACTGAAGCTTTGGAAAAAAGACTTGCAGCGGTGCCAAAAGTAGAGAACATCATTAGCGAGAGCATCGAGGAGTTTTTTAGCTGGAAGAAAGAAATGATGGTATCACCGACCATCAACAAACTCAAAAATGCCCTGGAGCAAATCCGAATGGAGGAACTGGAGCGTTACATGAAAAATGCCAGCAAAGAAGAATATGCTGTCATCGATAAAATCACCAAAAGCATGATGCAAAAAATCATCAAAGTCCCGGTGGTTCAATTAAAAGCTGCCTGCAAAAAAGATGAAGCAGAAGAAATGATCGGAATTATTTCTGATCTTTTTGATTTGGAAAAAGAAAACTCCAAGCATTCATAA
- a CDS encoding WG repeat-containing protein produces the protein MSTVIGKWTIVLCLFLASIGVAPAQMYEVYNPQLELIQKINNDHIFLLSESIRVSDKDQQLKLLNHSYEPFLELEGSSIYQYLSPWILVEQDGKLGAYHEYGEQIMKPEYDHIDTRYNELLGRRGNTFYHYDIGTKILKSLGSFQDAKIAKNGQIIAKVPAGYQLPLSDDPQRIYQHLESASNGAILSHESNGYGLINRHGDYILKPILDTLIHLEEEFFFGYNENQYMLIKATEDDAEIKYSSYHKIALENDVILEYIHGRLRRIMKNDGILLDIMGMADVNRLDADHYNVYFKNGKVGLLDSKGVWQVVPADSITSIQPGNAERYGALHGRFYGYVNRAGKWVIPNTYEGTGRFSEGLAAVKSEGSWGYIDTHGSMVITPQYDDAGEFHNGLAIVKRDGKSNLIDQSGKEILSSYYQHIDRSDDHYYITENNGMYGMVDPTGKEIVPPIFQSVRREGYDRIIVQKNGRFGIINEAGEALLPVYYQDIIIDNSAQKILAEDLYKPVITEEGEKGKKKKKRS, from the coding sequence ATGTCAACAGTAATCGGGAAATGGACCATAGTCCTTTGTTTGTTTTTAGCATCTATTGGGGTTGCACCTGCCCAGATGTACGAAGTGTACAACCCACAATTGGAACTCATCCAAAAAATAAACAATGATCATATTTTTCTACTGAGCGAGTCCATCCGAGTAAGTGACAAAGACCAGCAGCTCAAACTGCTCAATCATAGTTACGAACCATTCCTTGAGCTGGAAGGGTCATCAATCTACCAGTACCTTAGCCCTTGGATCCTGGTAGAGCAAGACGGCAAACTGGGCGCCTATCATGAATATGGTGAGCAGATCATGAAGCCGGAATACGACCATATTGACACACGTTATAATGAGCTTCTCGGCCGTAGGGGCAATACCTTCTACCATTACGACATTGGCACCAAAATCCTGAAATCACTCGGTTCCTTCCAAGACGCCAAAATCGCCAAAAACGGACAAATTATAGCCAAAGTCCCTGCCGGCTATCAATTACCACTATCTGATGACCCACAACGCATTTACCAGCATTTAGAATCAGCCTCCAACGGGGCTATCCTATCTCATGAAAGCAATGGATACGGCCTGATCAATAGACACGGTGATTACATCCTGAAGCCTATTTTGGACACGTTAATACACCTCGAGGAAGAATTCTTTTTCGGCTATAATGAAAATCAATACATGCTCATCAAAGCCACAGAAGATGATGCAGAAATCAAATACAGCAGCTATCATAAAATTGCATTGGAAAACGATGTCATTCTAGAATACATCCATGGCCGCCTCAGAAGGATCATGAAAAATGATGGCATACTACTGGATATCATGGGCATGGCAGACGTGAACCGGCTCGATGCTGACCATTATAATGTCTATTTCAAAAATGGAAAGGTAGGCCTTCTGGACAGCAAAGGGGTATGGCAGGTCGTCCCTGCAGATAGCATCACCTCTATTCAGCCAGGCAACGCGGAGCGCTACGGAGCATTACATGGCAGGTTCTATGGATATGTAAACCGGGCAGGAAAATGGGTGATCCCCAACACATATGAAGGAACTGGACGATTTTCAGAAGGGCTGGCCGCCGTAAAATCAGAAGGATCATGGGGATACATTGACACCCACGGCAGCATGGTCATAACACCCCAATACGACGACGCAGGCGAATTCCATAATGGATTGGCAATCGTCAAAAGAGATGGAAAATCCAACCTGATCGACCAAAGTGGAAAGGAAATTTTGTCGTCATACTACCAGCACATTGACCGTTCTGACGACCACTACTACATCACCGAAAACAATGGAATGTATGGAATGGTCGATCCCACCGGTAAAGAAATCGTCCCCCCCATTTTCCAATCCGTGAGACGGGAAGGCTACGACCGAATCATCGTACAGAAAAACGGACGGTTTGGCATTATCAATGAAGCAGGGGAAGCACTTTTGCCCGTCTATTACCAAGACATCATCATTGACAATAGCGCTCAAAAGATCCTTGCTGAAGACCTCTACAAACCTGTAATCACAGAAGAGGGCGAAAAAGGCAAAAAGAAAAAGAAAAGAAGCTAA
- a CDS encoding ComEA family DNA-binding protein translates to MKKKLRYFFKEYFGFTQRESNGFLLVIPVLLVLAFVPKAVQWYQHKAATEQYQRYLTQADSLLSVMERDSSSGMFFQVADRQLKLDTGRWEEYQRKKPVLNKMDFAEADSVVLQVVPGIGPTLAARIVKFRERLGGLHRQEQLLDVYGLKVDVAKRVFEYFTFTPSIDRQLSLNAAEPQDLAAHPYIRYGEAKVIVAYRDQHGKYKQVDDLLQIKILSKDWLDRVRPYLLLD, encoded by the coding sequence ATGAAAAAGAAACTACGCTATTTTTTTAAGGAATATTTCGGTTTTACACAGCGAGAATCCAATGGATTTTTACTGGTGATTCCTGTGTTGCTGGTTTTGGCATTTGTGCCCAAAGCAGTGCAATGGTATCAACATAAAGCCGCAACGGAACAGTATCAACGCTACCTTACGCAGGCGGACAGTTTGTTGTCGGTAATGGAACGTGATTCATCTTCAGGGATGTTTTTCCAGGTGGCCGATAGACAGTTGAAGCTGGATACGGGAAGATGGGAAGAATACCAGCGGAAAAAACCGGTGCTCAACAAAATGGATTTTGCGGAGGCTGATTCAGTGGTCTTGCAGGTGGTGCCGGGAATTGGCCCTACCCTTGCTGCGAGGATTGTGAAGTTTCGGGAGCGTTTGGGGGGACTTCACCGACAAGAACAATTACTGGATGTCTATGGACTAAAAGTAGATGTGGCCAAAAGGGTGTTTGAATATTTCACCTTTACGCCTTCCATAGACCGTCAACTTTCCCTAAATGCTGCTGAACCGCAGGATTTGGCCGCCCATCCCTATATCCGTTATGGTGAAGCCAAGGTGATTGTGGCTTATCGTGACCAACATGGCAAATACAAGCAAGTAGATGATTTGCTCCAAATTAAGATCCTGTCAAAAGATTGGCTGGATCGGGTAAGGCCGTATCTCCTGCTGGACTAA